In Janthinobacterium rivuli, a single genomic region encodes these proteins:
- a CDS encoding PoNe immunity protein domain-containing protein, with protein MKNPPFDDRRRQQFLCRQLYEKTLENSRALLQVQLRNKESAECAGDTSLACHFLYLENFWIWMLDYTAGVPIEELAPRLSDIVDRFSEWNEADQHQQKKMLSQYPEYGPYKYRAAPNFGDLSDYEDTLQLLSVAILLHDQRSVMRIIRIFRSHRGQDGLFEQLIGAYVVDKMPLDTCVLGQPYETLLQTVYESDEGAAQTLIKKYLKQWYPAMKDHPRWYNGHLRISDEGYAPYYGYWAFEAGAMAFVFDLDDSGIDHFAYPTDLVAYGRALREENRYTSIDMNAAGDVGHVEGKQPCHDTDFRE; from the coding sequence ATGAAAAATCCACCATTCGATGATCGCCGCCGCCAACAATTTCTTTGTCGGCAGTTATATGAAAAAACCCTGGAGAATTCACGTGCGCTGCTACAAGTTCAGCTAAGAAACAAGGAATCAGCTGAATGCGCTGGAGACACCAGTTTGGCTTGCCATTTCCTATATCTGGAAAATTTCTGGATCTGGATGCTGGATTACACCGCTGGCGTGCCAATCGAGGAACTTGCGCCACGGCTGTCCGATATCGTGGACAGGTTTTCGGAATGGAACGAAGCCGATCAACATCAACAAAAGAAAATGTTGTCGCAATACCCCGAGTATGGCCCATACAAATACAGGGCGGCGCCAAATTTCGGCGACCTTTCCGATTATGAAGATACGCTGCAATTACTAAGTGTCGCCATATTATTGCACGATCAGCGCTCGGTCATGCGCATCATCCGCATATTTCGCAGCCACCGAGGACAGGACGGCCTGTTTGAACAGCTGATTGGCGCATATGTGGTCGATAAGATGCCCCTCGATACCTGCGTACTGGGCCAGCCCTACGAGACGTTGCTGCAGACGGTATATGAAAGCGATGAAGGTGCGGCACAAACTCTCATTAAAAAATATTTGAAGCAGTGGTACCCTGCCATGAAGGATCATCCACGCTGGTACAACGGCCATCTGCGCATTAGCGACGAAGGCTACGCTCCCTATTACGGTTACTGGGCATTTGAAGCCGGTGCAATGGCCTTTGTGTTTGACCTCGATGACAGCGGTATCGATCATTTCGCCTACCCGACAGATCTCGTTGCGTATGGGCGTGCACTGCGCGAGGAAAACCGTTATACCAGCATAGATATGA